Proteins from one Planctomyces sp. SH-PL62 genomic window:
- a CDS encoding DNA-directed RNA polymerase subunit alpha C-terminal domain-containing protein: MTEMMTTDVRAIMDRTPFDVSAVADLREVLNRDPSRYRTLRDAVATIRDREKQQPSGSQETNLRLGVGEVLLGRYAAGLDNLKRAGDVGMALYFQGLAAENLQRYQEAADAFAKSAKLGYDAKNSELRRAGALRRLGQADQSNGKFEQAAGKFQEAKTILGGLETSVGSSAEYHFQQGAVLAAEGDLELAAAELEKALALDRDHNGALFELAYINDLYGNDDAAVDFYKRCTERPPVPLAAWINLGVLYEDEMKFREAEQCYRHVLDYDPNHPRARLFFKDCQASKGMYYDEEAEKGYTVLKQLLEIPVTDFELSVRSRNCLRKMNIRTLGDLTRTTEAALLASKNFGETSLAEIKEMMRSKGVRLGMALEGAERGGPGGNDHRAEPAQEVSPEVQAMLSKPISELSLSVRARKCMSKLNLQTVGDLTKRSGDDLLECKNFGVTSLNEVRDKLSALGLKLKND, encoded by the coding sequence ATGACTGAGATGATGACCACGGACGTCCGCGCGATCATGGATCGCACGCCCTTCGATGTTTCGGCCGTCGCCGATCTGCGCGAGGTGCTCAACCGCGATCCGTCCCGCTATCGGACCCTCCGCGACGCCGTGGCGACGATCCGCGACCGCGAGAAGCAGCAGCCCAGCGGCAGCCAGGAGACCAACCTCCGCCTGGGCGTCGGCGAGGTCCTGCTGGGCCGATACGCCGCCGGCCTGGACAACCTGAAGCGCGCCGGCGACGTCGGGATGGCCCTGTATTTCCAGGGCCTGGCCGCGGAGAACCTCCAGCGTTACCAGGAGGCGGCCGACGCCTTCGCGAAGTCGGCCAAGCTCGGCTACGACGCCAAGAACTCGGAGCTTCGCCGCGCCGGCGCCCTGCGTCGGCTGGGCCAGGCCGACCAGTCCAACGGCAAGTTCGAGCAGGCCGCCGGGAAGTTCCAGGAGGCCAAGACGATCCTCGGGGGGCTGGAGACGTCGGTCGGCTCGTCGGCCGAGTACCACTTCCAGCAGGGCGCGGTGCTCGCCGCCGAAGGGGACCTGGAGCTGGCCGCCGCCGAGCTGGAGAAGGCCCTGGCCCTCGACCGCGACCACAACGGCGCGCTCTTCGAGCTGGCCTACATCAACGACCTCTACGGCAACGACGACGCCGCCGTCGACTTCTACAAGCGGTGCACCGAACGGCCCCCGGTGCCGCTCGCCGCCTGGATCAACCTGGGCGTGCTGTACGAGGACGAGATGAAGTTCCGGGAGGCCGAGCAGTGCTACCGGCACGTGCTCGACTACGACCCCAACCACCCCCGCGCCCGGCTGTTCTTCAAGGACTGCCAGGCCAGCAAGGGGATGTACTACGACGAGGAAGCCGAGAAGGGCTACACCGTCCTCAAGCAGCTGCTGGAGATCCCGGTCACCGACTTCGAGCTGTCGGTGCGGAGCCGCAACTGCCTCCGCAAGATGAACATCCGGACGCTGGGCGACCTCACCCGGACGACCGAGGCGGCGCTGCTGGCCTCCAAGAACTTCGGCGAGACCTCGCTGGCCGAGATCAAGGAGATGATGCGCTCCAAGGGGGTCCGGCTGGGCATGGCGCTGGAAGGCGCCGAGCGCGGCGGCCCCGGCGGGAACGACCACCGCGCCGAGCCGGCGCAGGAGGTCTCGCCCGAGGTCCAGGCCATGCTGAGCAAGCCGATCAGCGAGCTGAGCCTGTCGGTGCGGGCGCGCAAGTGCATGAGCAAGCTGAACTTGCAGACCGTGGGCGACCTGACCAAGCGGTCGGGGGACGACCTGCTGGAGTGCAAGAACTTCGGCGTCACCTCGCTCAACGAGGTCCGCGACAAGCTCTCGGCCCTCGGCCTGAAACTCAAGAACGACTGA
- a CDS encoding glycoside hydrolase family 15 protein, with protein sequence MALPIEDYALIGDCQTAALVGKDGSVDWLCFPRFDSPACFAALLGTPGNGRWRIAPAGGVRSVRRRYVGDTLVLETEFETEAGKFAVIDFMPIRGEAPDVVRIVEGRGGAVAVRSELVIRFDYGSIIPWVQRDDGGVTAVAGPDALHLRTPAETHGENMKTVSEFTVQAGERVPFALTWHRSFDPVPTPVDAEASLDDTLAWWREWSGRCTYQGVRRDLVLRSLITLKALQYLPSGGIAAAATTSLPEFIGGVRNWDYRYCWLRDATFTLLTLVNAGYTEEARAWREWLLRAVAGDPSKLQIMYGLGGERRLDEYQVPWLSGYEGSKPVRVGNAASTQFQLDVYGEVADALHHARLAGLKPAPAGWALERALVRFVGDVWDDPDEGIWEVRGPKRHFTHSKVMAWVALDRAIKSAEKFGLDGPIDAWRGLRRAVRDRVCRDGFDPAMNSFVQSFGSDLLDASLLMIPLVGFLPPSDPRVRGTVEAVERHLLRDGFVLRYDTSKSDDGLPPGEGAFLACTFWLADNYALLGERDKAERLFERLCGLANDVGLLAEEYDPASRRLVGNFPQAFSHIGLVDTAMNLSRPESCPAGQRKER encoded by the coding sequence ATGGCGCTTCCGATCGAGGACTACGCGCTCATCGGCGACTGCCAGACGGCCGCCCTCGTCGGCAAGGACGGGTCGGTCGACTGGCTCTGCTTCCCGCGGTTCGACTCCCCGGCCTGCTTCGCGGCGCTCCTGGGGACGCCCGGGAACGGGCGGTGGCGGATCGCGCCGGCCGGGGGCGTCCGCTCCGTCCGGCGCCGCTACGTAGGCGACACCCTCGTCCTCGAAACCGAATTCGAGACGGAGGCCGGCAAGTTCGCGGTCATCGACTTCATGCCGATCCGGGGCGAGGCGCCCGACGTCGTCCGGATCGTGGAAGGCCGGGGCGGCGCGGTCGCCGTGCGGAGCGAACTGGTCATCCGCTTCGACTACGGATCGATCATCCCGTGGGTCCAACGGGACGACGGCGGGGTGACGGCCGTCGCGGGGCCGGACGCGCTCCACCTCCGGACGCCGGCCGAGACCCACGGCGAGAACATGAAGACCGTCTCCGAGTTCACGGTCCAGGCCGGCGAGCGCGTCCCCTTCGCCCTCACCTGGCACCGGTCGTTCGACCCCGTCCCGACGCCGGTCGACGCGGAGGCGTCGCTGGACGACACCCTCGCCTGGTGGCGGGAGTGGTCGGGGCGGTGCACGTACCAGGGCGTCCGGCGGGACCTCGTCCTCCGCTCGCTGATCACGCTCAAGGCGCTCCAGTACCTCCCGAGCGGCGGGATCGCGGCCGCCGCCACCACGTCGCTCCCGGAGTTCATCGGGGGCGTGAGGAACTGGGACTACCGGTATTGCTGGCTGAGGGATGCGACCTTCACCCTCCTCACCCTCGTCAACGCCGGCTACACGGAGGAGGCCCGCGCCTGGCGGGAGTGGCTCCTGCGCGCCGTGGCCGGCGACCCGTCGAAGCTCCAGATCATGTACGGCCTCGGCGGCGAGCGGCGGCTCGACGAGTACCAGGTGCCGTGGCTCTCCGGCTACGAGGGGTCGAAACCCGTCCGGGTCGGGAACGCGGCGAGCACCCAGTTCCAGCTCGACGTGTACGGCGAGGTGGCGGACGCCCTCCACCACGCCCGGCTGGCGGGGTTGAAGCCCGCCCCGGCCGGGTGGGCGCTCGAGAGGGCGCTCGTGCGGTTCGTCGGCGACGTGTGGGATGACCCTGACGAAGGGATCTGGGAGGTCCGGGGACCGAAGCGGCACTTCACGCATTCGAAGGTCATGGCCTGGGTCGCGCTCGACCGGGCGATCAAGAGCGCCGAGAAGTTCGGGCTCGACGGCCCGATCGACGCGTGGCGGGGGCTCCGCCGAGCGGTCCGCGACCGCGTCTGCCGGGACGGCTTCGACCCGGCGATGAACTCGTTCGTGCAGTCCTTCGGCTCGGACCTCCTCGACGCCAGCCTTCTCATGATCCCGCTCGTCGGGTTCCTCCCCCCCTCCGACCCGCGGGTGCGGGGCACCGTGGAAGCCGTCGAACGCCACCTCCTCCGGGACGGATTCGTCCTCCGGTACGACACGTCCAAGTCCGACGACGGCCTCCCGCCGGGCGAAGGGGCGTTCCTCGCCTGCACGTTCTGGCTCGCCGACAACTACGCCCTCCTCGGCGAGCGGGACAAGGCGGAGCGGCTCTTCGAACGGCTGTGCGGCCTCGCCAACGACGTGGGCCTCCTCGCCGAGGAGTACGACCCGGCGAGCCGGCGCCTCGTCGGCAACTTCCCGCAAGCGTTCTCCCACATCGGACTCGTCGACACGGCGATGAACCTGTCGCGACCAGAGTCCTGTCCCGCGGGACAACGTAAGGAGCGTTAG
- a CDS encoding glucose 1-dehydrogenase, whose product MRALTVVPGTAGSARVEDIAEPDPAEGSVLVETIAVGVCGTDLEITSGVYGWAPPGRGRLVLGHESLGRVLEAPAGSGLSAGDLVAGIVRHPDPVPCPNCGVGEWDMCRNGRYTERGIKEIDGFCRERFRSDPGFLVKVAPHLGLLGVLMEPASVLAKAWEHIERIGERALWRPKTCLVTGAGPIGLLAAMMGRQRGLEIHVLDRVTEGPKPGLVRDLGAHYHTGSVKELSAEADVVVECTGVGRLVFDILQTTPPGAITCLTGISSGGRLIPTDAGALNKSMVLENDVVFGSVNANRRHYEKAADALARADAGWLKRIVNRSVPLDAWADALARRPDDVKPIIQLAEV is encoded by the coding sequence ATGCGCGCGCTCACGGTAGTGCCGGGCACGGCGGGCTCGGCCCGGGTTGAAGACATCGCCGAACCGGACCCGGCCGAAGGCTCGGTGCTCGTCGAGACGATCGCCGTCGGCGTGTGCGGGACGGACCTCGAGATCACGTCCGGCGTATACGGGTGGGCCCCGCCCGGGCGGGGACGGCTCGTGCTCGGGCATGAGTCGCTCGGCCGGGTGCTCGAGGCCCCGGCCGGGAGCGGGCTATCCGCGGGCGATCTGGTCGCCGGGATCGTCCGCCACCCGGACCCGGTGCCGTGTCCGAACTGCGGCGTGGGCGAATGGGACATGTGCCGGAACGGGCGGTACACGGAGCGCGGGATCAAGGAGATCGACGGATTCTGCCGCGAGCGGTTCCGGAGCGACCCCGGCTTCCTCGTCAAGGTCGCGCCGCACCTCGGGCTCCTCGGCGTCCTCATGGAGCCGGCGAGCGTCCTCGCCAAGGCCTGGGAGCACATCGAGCGGATCGGCGAGCGCGCCCTCTGGAGGCCGAAGACGTGCCTCGTCACCGGCGCGGGGCCGATCGGCCTCCTGGCGGCGATGATGGGGCGGCAGCGGGGGCTGGAAATTCACGTCCTCGACCGCGTCACCGAGGGGCCGAAGCCGGGGCTGGTGAGGGACCTCGGCGCCCATTATCACACCGGCTCGGTGAAGGAGCTCTCGGCCGAGGCCGACGTCGTCGTCGAGTGCACCGGCGTCGGGCGGCTCGTCTTCGACATCCTCCAGACGACTCCGCCCGGGGCCATCACGTGCCTCACCGGCATCTCCTCCGGCGGGCGGCTGATCCCGACCGACGCGGGGGCGCTGAACAAGAGCATGGTGCTCGAGAACGACGTCGTCTTCGGCTCGGTGAACGCCAACCGCCGGCACTACGAGAAGGCGGCCGACGCGCTCGCCCGGGCCGACGCGGGGTGGCTGAAGCGGATCGTGAACCGGAGCGTCCCGCTCGACGCGTGGGCGGACGCCCTCGCCCGACGGCCCGACGACGTCAAGCCCATCATCCAGCTCGCGGAGGTTTGA
- the tgt gene encoding tRNA guanosine(34) transglycosylase Tgt, which yields MSPETAPAAPLAASPTPGVRPVRFTATARDAGSAARAGRLDTLHGPVETPAFMPVGTQATVKGLTPDQLRDVGSRMVLANTYHLALRPGEETVAAMGGLHRFMAWDGPILTDSGGFQVFSLADKAKITDRGATFRSHLDGRLLELTPERAVAIQEALGADVAMCLDQCPALPAAKADVEAAVNRTIAWAGRCREARRRPDQALFGIVQGGSHEDLRARCAEALIAMDFDGYAVGGVSVGESREEVRRALDVSVHRLPEDRPRYLMGVGRPQDLLDAVLAGIDLFDCVMPTRNGRNATCFTDQGPVKLRNAAHARDPRPLEEGCDCLACAKFSRAYLRHLFLAKEMLGPILASIHNLAYLHRLMRRAREAIRAGRFVQLRLEVLEALGP from the coding sequence TTGAGCCCGGAAACCGCCCCCGCCGCGCCCCTCGCCGCGAGCCCCACGCCCGGCGTCCGCCCCGTCCGCTTCACGGCGACGGCGCGCGACGCCGGTTCGGCCGCCCGCGCGGGGAGGCTCGACACCCTCCACGGCCCGGTCGAGACCCCCGCCTTCATGCCGGTCGGCACGCAGGCGACCGTGAAGGGCCTGACCCCGGACCAGCTCCGCGACGTCGGCTCGCGGATGGTGCTCGCCAACACCTACCACCTGGCCCTCCGCCCCGGCGAGGAGACGGTCGCGGCGATGGGGGGCCTGCATCGCTTCATGGCCTGGGACGGCCCCATCCTCACGGATTCGGGGGGGTTCCAGGTCTTCAGCCTGGCCGACAAGGCGAAGATCACCGACCGGGGGGCGACGTTCCGGTCGCACCTCGACGGCCGGCTGCTGGAGCTGACCCCCGAGCGCGCCGTGGCGATCCAGGAGGCCCTGGGGGCGGACGTCGCGATGTGCCTGGACCAGTGCCCGGCCCTGCCGGCCGCCAAGGCGGACGTGGAGGCGGCCGTGAACCGCACGATCGCCTGGGCCGGCCGCTGCCGGGAGGCGAGGCGACGCCCCGACCAGGCCCTCTTCGGCATCGTCCAGGGGGGCTCCCACGAGGACCTCCGGGCCCGCTGCGCCGAGGCCCTGATCGCGATGGATTTCGACGGCTACGCGGTCGGCGGCGTGAGCGTGGGCGAGAGCCGCGAGGAGGTCCGCCGGGCGCTCGACGTCTCCGTCCACCGGCTCCCGGAGGACCGTCCCCGTTACCTGATGGGGGTGGGCCGCCCGCAGGACCTGCTCGACGCCGTGCTGGCGGGGATCGACCTGTTCGACTGCGTGATGCCCACCCGCAACGGCCGCAACGCCACCTGCTTCACCGACCAGGGCCCGGTGAAGCTCCGCAACGCGGCCCACGCCCGCGACCCCCGGCCGCTGGAGGAGGGGTGCGACTGCCTCGCCTGCGCGAAGTTCTCGCGGGCCTACCTGCGGCACCTGTTCCTGGCGAAGGAGATGCTGGGGCCGATCCTGGCGTCGATCCACAACCTGGCGTATCTCCACCGCCTGATGCGGCGGGCGCGGGAAGCGATCCGCGCCGGCCGATTCGTCCAGTTGCGGTTGGAAGTGCTTGAAGCCCTGGGACCCTAG